In the Campylobacter lari genome, TACATTTATATAGACAAGGAGAAATGGAAGATTATTTAAAAGAAGTTGGTTTTACAAAAATAAATTCTTATTTTTCTTTTTCAAAAACTCTTATAAACAGCAACCAATCTGATTTCTTTTTATACGAATGTAGCCATTAAATATCTGTTTTATTTAAGACAAACTCTATAAATTCATCGCTATCATTAGGGCAAGCAATAAGCTCATAATCACTTTTTGCTAAGTGTCTATACTCAATTCCAAGCTCAAAAATCGTTTCAGAACAATCTATACAAAAAGATATTGGGTAAATCAAAGCTTTTTGGTCTAAATTTTCTAAAATATCACTTGTATTTGGTTCAAGCCATTTTACTGGACCTAGTTTTGATTGATAGGATAAAATGATTTGATCAAATTCATTTTTAAGTTTTTCTTTTAAAATACTCACATGCTCTTGTACATGTTTTTCATACAAATCACCTTTTTTAATCACTGAAAGTGGTAAAGAATGAGCAGAAAAAATCAAAGTTTTATAATCACATTCTTTCTTTTTTTCTAAAATATGCTTTATGATCATTTCATTATAAAGTTCATCTTTATAAAAAACATCAATGACTTTTACATTAGCTTGATTTTGGATATTTCTTAGCTCATTTTGCACCACTTCTAAAGAACTAGTTACAGTGGTTTTAGAATGATGAGGATATAAAGGAAATAAAATGATTTCATCATTTTTTTGAAAATCATATTTTGAAAAAACATCATTTGCAAAGGGTGACACATAAAGACTAATAAAATCAAAGTTATATTCTTTAGTTTTAGAATTTAATTTATCACATAAACTTTGTGTGATTTGAGTAAGCGGGGATTTCCCGCCCATTTTTTCATAGTTTTGCTTCATAGCTTTTAGTCTTGATTTTCTTATCATAAAGGCTACAAATTTTCTTAAAAAAACATTTTTTATCCCTAAAATATAAGGATCATTAAACATATTTTTTAAAAAAACTTCACATTCATCAAGTTTATTAACCCCGCCCATATTTAAAAAAAATACATATTTCACTATCAAACACCTTCTAAAATTTCTTGCACTCTCAAAGCATCTTCAATGCTAGCTAAATTTTTACAAACCCCATTTTGCAAAAGCTCAAAAAAGTCTTCATGCTCAGCATACAAAGGAGAGTTTTCATATAAATTTGGAATTTTTTGCGTATTAATAAAAAGTTCAAAATTTTTAAGATCAAGTTCATAAGTATGTTTTTTACCTAAAAGTGTGATTTTTCTTATAATGCATTGTCCATTCCAGCTATCATGAATACTTGCTAAAATATTTTCTAATTTTAAGCTTATCATTACCTCATCTTCAAATTTATAATGATGAAAACTTTTATAAATATTTGCTTTTAAAATTTGCTCTTGACTTAAAAATCTAACTAAGTCAATATCATGCACACTAAGATCACTTAAAACACCTACATCATTTATTCTTTGTGGATAAGGCGAAATTCTTTGTATGTTAATACTTATAATCTCATCTTCTAAAAGTTTTTCTTTTAAAGTTAAAACAGCAGGATTAAATCTCTCACAAAAACCCACCCCTACTCTGACTTTATTTTCTCTAGCTTTTTGATTTAAAGTTAAAATTTCATCAACATTTAATGCCAAAGGCTTTTCTATCAAAACATTTTTTATTTTAGGAAAAACTTTCAAAGCTATGTCTAAATGCGTATGAGTAGGCGTAGCAATGATAACACCATCAAGATTTTGCTTTAAAAAATCATCAAAATTTTTATACAAAAAGTGTTTAAATTCATCTTTACAAAAAGGATCATAAAGATGAATTTCTTTTACTTTTAAATTACGCTCAAGTTCTCTTAAATGGTTTTTACCCATTTTACCAAGGCCCATAAGCCCTATTTTCATTTAAAAGCCTCAATCACTCTAGATTGGTGCTCTTCTTTTAAAAATGCACTCATAGGTAAGGATAAAATTTCATCACTTAAAAGCTCTGTATTTGGTAAATCACCCTTTTTATAAGCAAGATAATCAAAAGCTTCTTGCAAATGAAGTCCTAAAGGATAATGCACAGCAGTAGGTATGCCTTGCTCTTGTAATTTTTGCATGAAATTTTCTCTATTCTTTACACGCACGCTATATTGAGCCTGGGCACTCACAAAACCATCTTTCCTTGGCGGTAAAATACAATTTTTTAAATTTTCATCATAAACTTTTGCTATTGCTTCTCTTTTTTTAATCTCTTCATCTAAATATTTTAATTTCACATTTAAAATAGCTGCTTGGATAGTATCAAGCCTTCCATTAATACCGATGTATTTATGCTTATATCTTTGCACTTGTCCATGATTTAAATAAATTTTTATTTTTTGTGCTAATTCATCATCTTGGGTAAAGATCGCTCCACCATCTCCATAAGCACCTAAAGGCTTAGATGGGAAAAAGCTTGTGCAAGATATATCAGCTATAGCACATGATTTTATGTCTTTTTGACTAGCTCCAAAACTTTGCGCACTATCTTCTATCAAAGCAATATTTTGACTTTTACAAAGCTCTTTTAGAGCAAACATATCAGGCATAAGCCCAAAAATACTCACAGCAATTACAGCTTTAGTTTTAGGCGTGATAGCACTTTGAACTTTTTCTAAACTAAGATTATAATCTTTAAAATCAATATCCACAAAAACAGGCTTAGCACCGATTAGAGCAACCATTTCAGCTGTAGCTATAAAGGTAAAACTTGGCACTATTACCTCATCATCTCTACCCACGCCCAAAGCCATCAAGGCTAAAAATAATGCACTTGTACCACTTGAACAACCTATTGCGTGTTTAATACCTACATATTTAGCTAAATTGTTTTCAAATTCTTCTAATTTTGCACCACCTATAAAAGAGCTGCTTTGTAAAACTTCACTAATGGCCTCATCGATTTCATTTTTATAAGCATTATATTGAGCATTTAAGTCTATAAAAGGAATTTTCATTGTATTACCTTAGTAAATTTAAAATCATGATTATAAGATAGTTTTACTTAATTTAAAGTATTTTTGGTATTATTTTAAGCAAAAAACTAGCTAGGAAAATCTATGGATATAAGAAAAGAATATTTAGAATTTTTTAAGTCAAAAGGACATGAAATCACTCCTTCGAGCCCTTTAGTTCCTGATGATGCAACTTTACTTTTTACTAATGCAGGTATGGTGCCTTTTAAAAGTATATTTACCGGAGAAGTACCACGCCCTAATCCTCCGCGTAAAACAAGTTGTCAAACTTGTATAAGAGCTGGTGGAAAACATAATGACTTAGACAATGTAGGCTACACAGCAAGACATCATACTTTCTTTGAAATGCTTGGAAATTTTAGTTTTGGAGATTATTTTAAAGAACAAGCCATTGCTTATGCTTGGGAGTTTGTAACTGAAGTTTTAAAACTACCTAAAGAAAGACTATATGTAACTGTACATGAGAGCGATGATGAAGCATATGAACTTTGGCAAAAACATATAGAAAAAGAAAGAATTTATAAATTTGGCGATAAAGATAATTTCTGGCAAATGGGCGATACTGGACCATGCGGGCCTTGTAGTGAAATTTTTTATGATCAAGGTGCTGAGCATTTTAATTCTAATGAAGATTATATGGGTGGTGATGGAGATAGGTTCTTAGAAATTTGGAACCTCGTTTTCATGCAGTATGAAAGAAGTGCTGATGGCACACTTACTCCATTGCCAAAACCTAGTATTGATACAGGCATGGGACTTGAAAGAGTTAGTGCTATAAAAGAAGGAAAATTTAGCAATTTTGATAGTTCTTTGTTTATGCCTATTATTGAGAGTATTGCAAAACTTTGTGGCAAAACTTATACTTATGAAAATGGGGCTAGCTATAGAGTAATCGCTGATCATATTAGATCAAGTGTATTTTTACTTGCTCAAGGAGTTGGTTTTGATAAAGAAGGCAGGGGCTATGTTTTAAGAAGGATTATGCGCCGTGCCTTAAGACATGGATATTTATTAGGTCTTAAAAGAGCTTTTATGTATGAGCTTGTAGATGTAGTGTGCGAGTTAATGGGTGAGCATTATACTTACTTAAATGAAAAAAAAGAATTTATCAAAGAGCAGATTAAACTAGAAGAAGAAAGATTTTTAAGCACCATTGAAAATGGTATAGAAATTTTTAACGAAGAACTTAAAAAAACTAAAGATATTTTTAGTGGTGAAGTAGCTTTTAAACTTTATGATACTTATGGTTTTCCACTTGATTTAACCCAAGATATGCTAAGAGAAAAAAATCTTAGTGTAGATGAGGCTAAATTTAATGAGCTTATGCAAGAACAAAAAGACAGAGCCAAAGCTTCTTGGAAAGGAAGCGGGGATAAAGCAATTAGCGGAGACTTTAAAGTTTTATTAGAAAAATTTGGTAAAAATACTTTTAGTGGTTATGAAAATTATGAAGAAAAAACTAAAATCATGGCCATTTTAGATGAAAATTTTAAAATCATAACCGAAGCAAAGGCAGGAGATATAGCATGGTTAATGCTTGAAAAAACTCCATTTTATGCAACAAGTGGAGGGCAAAGTGCTGATATAGGTTTTATCAATGAAAATGAGGTTTTAGATACACAAAAATTCTTTGATATTAATCTTAGTCAAGTGAAATTAAAACAAAATCTTAAAACAAATGATGAAGTGTTGGCTTGCATAGATACTAAAAAAAGAGAGCAAATCGCAAGACATCATAGTGCGACACATTTATTACACCATGCTTTAAGAGAAATTCTTGGCTCACACATTAGTCAAGCAGGTTCTTTGGTAGAACACAATAAATTAAGATTTGATTTTACTCACCCAAAAGCCCTAAACAAAGAAGAATTAAAACAAATAGAAGCTTTGGTAAATACTTACATCATGCAAGCAAACGAAGCTAAAATTGAAATTTTAGCTTTAGATGAAGCTAAAAAAAGTGGTGCCATAGCTTTATTTAGTGAAAAATATCAAGAAAAAGTAAGAGTTTTAACCCTAGGAGCTAGTAAGGAGCTTTGTGGTGGCACTCATGTGAAAAATAGCTCTGAAATAGGAAGTTTTTACATCATCAAAGAAAGCGGTGTTAGTGCTGGAGTAAGAAGAATAGAAGCAGTGGTAAGCAAAGCTGCACTTGATTATGTTAATGAAAATTTAAAAGAACTAAACCAAGCTAAAGAAGAGTTAAAAACTCATGATATTTTAAGCTATGTAGCAAAATTAAAAAATGAAATAGCTAGTTTAAAAAATGAATTAAAAAATTCGAGCAAAGCAGAATTAAACTCTAAAGAACTAAATGGCATTCAATATTGTGTGCAAAAAATAGACAGTGGCGATATAAAAACCATGATAGATGAGTTTAAAAATAAATTTAACAAAGCTGTGATTTTACTTTTACAAGAAAAAGAAGGCAAAATCATCATCGCAGCAGGTGTTAAAGACACTTCATTAAAAGCTGGTGTTTTGGTAAAAGAAATTGCGCAAATACTTGGTGGAAACGGTGGCGGTAGGGATGATTTTGCAACAGCTGGCGGTAAAGATACAAGCAAAATAGAACAAGCACTTGATCATGCTAGAAAAATCATAGAAGAAAGTCTTGCTTAATGCTTTATTTAGCTTCAAGTTCACCTTCACGCGTTGCTTTATTAAAAGAAACAAATATCGCTTTTGAGCAAATTATTATCGATTATGATGAGAGCTTGGTAAAAAAAGACAATCCAAGCTCTTATGTGCAAAAAATTGTTTTAGAAAAAGAAAGACAGTTTTTTGCAAAATATCCTGACTTAAAAAATGTTTTATTTGCTGATAGCATAGTTTGTGCTCAAAATATCATTCTAACTAAAGCTAAAAGTGACAATGAGGCTTTTAATATGCTCAATTTGCAAAGTGGTAAAAGCATTAGCGTTTTAAGCGCGATGATTTTGGTTTTAGAAGATAAAAAGATTTTTAATCTTAGCAAGTGTGATTTGATTTTGAATAAATTTGATCTAAAAGATATGCAAGAATACATTGAGTCAAAACTTTATCAAGGTAAAGCCGGAGCTGTGATGTGTGAGGGCTTTCATAAAAAATACATTAAAAAAATCATAGGCCATCAAAGTACAGCACTAGGGCTTAATATAGAACTTTTGAAAGCATTTTTATGATAAAAATTTTAAAAATATTTCTTTCTTTTTGTATAGTGTGTGCGGTTGGAGTTTTTATATTTATTGCTTATTTGTTTTCTGATTCTGATTTAAATCAATACACTTTTAAAGATTACAAACCACCTCTTACAACACAAATTTTTGATAAAAATGGAAAATTAGTTGCAAATGTTTTCGAGCAACACCGCTTTTACGCTCCTTATGAAGAGCTCCCACCAAGACTTATAGAAGCTTTGGTGGCTATTGAAGATACTAGCTTTTTTGAACATGGTGGGGTTAATATAGATGCGATTTTTAGAGCAGCTATTAAAATCATAAGAAGCGGTGGAAAAACCATGGAAGGAGCCTCCACTCTTACGCAACAATTCATAAAAAATACAGAATTAACCCCTGAACGCACTTTAAATAGAAAACTAAAAGAAGCTTTGCTTGCATATAAGATAGAAAGCACTTTAACTAAAGAGCAAATTTTAGAAAGATATTTAAATTTCATCTTCTTTGGACATGGATATTATGGAGTAAAAACCGCTGCGCTTGGGTATTTTAGAAAAAATTTAGATGAGCTTAGTTTGAAAGAAATTGCCATTTTAGTAGGTATGCCAAAGGCTCCAAGCACTTATGATCCTACTAGACATTTAGATCTTTCTTTAGCAAGAGCAAATAGCGTAGTACAAAGGATGTATAATCTTGGTTGGATTTCTAAAGAAGAGTATAAAAATGCCTTAAAAGAGATTCCAAAAGTATATGATGATACTTTAACACAAAATGCAGCTCCTTATGTTACTCAAGAAGTTTTAAAACAACTAAGCGGAATTAAAGATTTAAAAAGTGGTGGTTATAAAATAGAACTTGCCATCGATCTTGATGTACAAAGCATTGCAAGAGAGGCTTTAAAATTTGGCTATGATGAAATAGTTAAAAGAGATAAAGATGCAAATTTAAGCACACTTAATGGAGCTATGATAGTAGCAAATCACCAAAATGGAGATATATTAGCTTTAGTAGGTGGGGTAAATTACACAAAAAGTAATTTTAACCGTGCTACTCAAAGTTTAAGACAGCCTGGAAGTTCTTTTAAACCTTTTTTATACCAAATTGCTATTGACATGGGCTATTCTCCTATGAGTAAGATTGCTGATATTTCAAGGATTTTTGAAAGTACCAAAAAAGATGAAAAAGATTGGAAACCTAAAAATTTTGGTGGAAAATTTCTAGGACTTATAAGTTTAAAAGAAGCACTAACTGGCTCAAGAAACCTAGCTACTATAAATTTAGCTCTT is a window encoding:
- a CDS encoding Gfo/Idh/MocA family protein; translation: MKIGLMGLGKMGKNHLRELERNLKVKEIHLYDPFCKDEFKHFLYKNFDDFLKQNLDGVIIATPTHTHLDIALKVFPKIKNVLIEKPLALNVDEILTLNQKARENKVRVGVGFCERFNPAVLTLKEKLLEDEIISINIQRISPYPQRINDVGVLSDLSVHDIDLVRFLSQEQILKANIYKSFHHYKFEDEVMISLKLENILASIHDSWNGQCIIRKITLLGKKHTYELDLKNFELFINTQKIPNLYENSPLYAEHEDFFELLQNGVCKNLASIEDALRVQEILEGV
- the maf gene encoding septum formation inhibitor Maf; the protein is MLYLASSSPSRVALLKETNIAFEQIIIDYDESLVKKDNPSSYVQKIVLEKERQFFAKYPDLKNVLFADSIVCAQNIILTKAKSDNEAFNMLNLQSGKSISVLSAMILVLEDKKIFNLSKCDLILNKFDLKDMQEYIESKLYQGKAGAVMCEGFHKKYIKKIIGHQSTALGLNIELLKAFL
- the hemH gene encoding ferrochelatase, whose translation is MKYVFFLNMGGVNKLDECEVFLKNMFNDPYILGIKNVFLRKFVAFMIRKSRLKAMKQNYEKMGGKSPLTQITQSLCDKLNSKTKEYNFDFISLYVSPFANDVFSKYDFQKNDEIILFPLYPHHSKTTVTSSLEVVQNELRNIQNQANVKVIDVFYKDELYNEMIIKHILEKKKECDYKTLIFSAHSLPLSVIKKGDLYEKHVQEHVSILKEKLKNEFDQIILSYQSKLGPVKWLEPNTSDILENLDQKALIYPISFCIDCSETIFELGIEYRHLAKSDYELIACPNDSDEFIEFVLNKTDI
- a CDS encoding DegT/DnrJ/EryC1/StrS family aminotransferase, whose product is MPFIDLNAQYNAYKNEIDEAISEVLQSSSFIGGAKLEEFENNLAKYVGIKHAIGCSSGTSALFLALMALGVGRDDEVIVPSFTFIATAEMVALIGAKPVFVDIDFKDYNLSLEKVQSAITPKTKAVIAVSIFGLMPDMFALKELCKSQNIALIEDSAQSFGASQKDIKSCAIADISCTSFFPSKPLGAYGDGGAIFTQDDELAQKIKIYLNHGQVQRYKHKYIGINGRLDTIQAAILNVKLKYLDEEIKKREAIAKVYDENLKNCILPPRKDGFVSAQAQYSVRVKNRENFMQKLQEQGIPTAVHYPLGLHLQEAFDYLAYKKGDLPNTELLSDEILSLPMSAFLKEEHQSRVIEAFK
- a CDS encoding PBP1A family penicillin-binding protein, whose translation is MKILKIFLSFCIVCAVGVFIFIAYLFSDSDLNQYTFKDYKPPLTTQIFDKNGKLVANVFEQHRFYAPYEELPPRLIEALVAIEDTSFFEHGGVNIDAIFRAAIKIIRSGGKTMEGASTLTQQFIKNTELTPERTLNRKLKEALLAYKIESTLTKEQILERYLNFIFFGHGYYGVKTAALGYFRKNLDELSLKEIAILVGMPKAPSTYDPTRHLDLSLARANSVVQRMYNLGWISKEEYKNALKEIPKVYDDTLTQNAAPYVTQEVLKQLSGIKDLKSGGYKIELAIDLDVQSIAREALKFGYDEIVKRDKDANLSTLNGAMIVANHQNGDILALVGGVNYTKSNFNRATQSLRQPGSSFKPFLYQIAIDMGYSPMSKIADISRIFESTKKDEKDWKPKNFGGKFLGLISLKEALTGSRNLATINLALALGLDVIHDKLSFMGFENIPVDLSIVLGSFGISIYDYAKLYTVFGNYGVQKDLILIKRVIDKNGKIVVEFNSGERKISEPEQAFLVNDMMQNVVKKGTGRNARVEGIEIAGKTGTSNKSIDAWFCGLTPEIEAIIWYGNDDNKPMKQIEGGARTAAPVFKEFLTKYLELYPDSARKFIIPKGVHQGIYEKQKEYYTNTSPFPKNNPALSENSEIIF
- the alaS gene encoding alanine--tRNA ligase; its protein translation is MDIRKEYLEFFKSKGHEITPSSPLVPDDATLLFTNAGMVPFKSIFTGEVPRPNPPRKTSCQTCIRAGGKHNDLDNVGYTARHHTFFEMLGNFSFGDYFKEQAIAYAWEFVTEVLKLPKERLYVTVHESDDEAYELWQKHIEKERIYKFGDKDNFWQMGDTGPCGPCSEIFYDQGAEHFNSNEDYMGGDGDRFLEIWNLVFMQYERSADGTLTPLPKPSIDTGMGLERVSAIKEGKFSNFDSSLFMPIIESIAKLCGKTYTYENGASYRVIADHIRSSVFLLAQGVGFDKEGRGYVLRRIMRRALRHGYLLGLKRAFMYELVDVVCELMGEHYTYLNEKKEFIKEQIKLEEERFLSTIENGIEIFNEELKKTKDIFSGEVAFKLYDTYGFPLDLTQDMLREKNLSVDEAKFNELMQEQKDRAKASWKGSGDKAISGDFKVLLEKFGKNTFSGYENYEEKTKIMAILDENFKIITEAKAGDIAWLMLEKTPFYATSGGQSADIGFINENEVLDTQKFFDINLSQVKLKQNLKTNDEVLACIDTKKREQIARHHSATHLLHHALREILGSHISQAGSLVEHNKLRFDFTHPKALNKEELKQIEALVNTYIMQANEAKIEILALDEAKKSGAIALFSEKYQEKVRVLTLGASKELCGGTHVKNSSEIGSFYIIKESGVSAGVRRIEAVVSKAALDYVNENLKELNQAKEELKTHDILSYVAKLKNEIASLKNELKNSSKAELNSKELNGIQYCVQKIDSGDIKTMIDEFKNKFNKAVILLLQEKEGKIIIAAGVKDTSLKAGVLVKEIAQILGGNGGGRDDFATAGGKDTSKIEQALDHARKIIEESLA